One segment of Solanum stenotomum isolate F172 chromosome 1, ASM1918654v1, whole genome shotgun sequence DNA contains the following:
- the LOC125873667 gene encoding protein SPIRAL1-like 1, whose product MGRGVSSGGGQSSLGYLFGDGEAPTSTKTNPQAVRSEAQPINEEPSSKPAAAPSPPADATKQIPAGIQSIRADGQNTGNFITDRPSTKVHAAPGGGSSLGYLFGGGSS is encoded by the exons ATGGGTCGTGGAGTTAGTAGTGGAGGAGGACAGAGTTCATTAGGATACTTGTTTGGGGATGGTGAGGCTCCAACGTCAACCAAAACAAACCCCCAGGCAGTTCGAAGTGAAGCTCAGCCGATAAATGAAGAGCCATCTTCAAAGCCTGCTGCTGCTCCTTCTCCTCCTGCTGATGCTACTAAGCAGATTCCAGCAGGTATTCAAAGTATCAGGGCAGATGGTCAAAACACAGGAAACTTTATCACG GACCGGCCATCTACCAAAGTACATGCAGCCCCTGGTGGTGGATCTTCTCTGGGGTATCTCTTTGGGGGCGGCAGCAGCTGA
- the LOC125859131 gene encoding cytochrome P450 93A2-like, which produces MVDIQGYMILFLIWLFSTLFLKYVVFRKRNTCHLPPSPFGLPIIGHLHLLSPIPHQALHKLSTRYGPLIHINLGSVPCLVVSSPEMAKEVLKTHETSFLNRPQTSVVDYLTYGSQDFSFAPYGVYWKFMKKICMSELLGARTLDMLLPLRCDEIKRFIELLLQKAESSEKVDVEAELLRVSNNVISRMLMNERCSEDKDEAGSVRMLVQDIAELTGKFNLSDYIWFCKNLDLQGFGKRTKDVRKRFDEMMERIMNEHEEARRKRNGENKDGDESVVIKDLLDILLDISEDECAEMRLTRENIKAFILDIFAAGTDTAAITVEWALAELINHPSIMQKAVQEIDFVIGKSRIVEESDILNLPYLQAIVKETLRLHPTGPMILRESTEDCCIGGYHIPKNTRLIVNTWAINRDPEYWENPLEFIPERFLTEEEEGNTKSQLDVRGQHYHFLPFGTGRRGCPGTSLALQVVQISLASMIQCFEWKVSGGEVSKVDMEEAPGITLPRANPLVCVPVTRFNPFTLTSTTTSA; this is translated from the exons ATGGTGGATATTCAAGGCTACATGATATTATTCCTTATTTGGCTATTTTCTACCTTATTTCTTAAATATGTTGTGTTTCGTAAACGGAATACATGTCACCTTCCACCAAGCCCATTTGGTTTACCAATCATCGGTCACTTACACCTCCTATCTCCTATTCCTCACCAAGCACTTCACAAGCTCTCGACTCGTTACGGGCCATTGATTCATATAAATCTTGGATCCGTCCCTTGTCTAGTAGTTTCATCACCCGAAATGGCTAAAGAAGTACTCAAAACACATGAAACTTCCTTTCTAAATCGACCGCAAACATCAGTGGTTGATTACTTAACTTATGGTTCACAAGACTTCTCCTTTGCGCCTTACGGTGTTTACTGGAAGTTCATGAAGAAAATATGCATGTCTGAGCTCCTTGGAGCTCGGACATTAGACATGCTTTTACCTTTAAGATGCGATGAAATAAAGCGTTTTATTGAATTACTCTTACAAAAAGCGGAGTCTAGTGAAAAGGTAGATGTTGAAGCTGAGCTTCTAAGGGTTTCAAATAATGTTATTTCGAGAATGTTAATGAACGAAAGGTGTTCAGAGGACAAAGATGAAGCCGGGAGTGTTAGGATGTTGGTTCAAGATATCGCGGAACTTACTGGGAAATTTAATCTTTCGGATTATATTTGGTTTTGTAAGAACTTGGATTTGCAAGGGTTTGGAAAAAGGACTAAAGATGTACGTAAAAGGTTCGATGAAATGATGGAGAGGATTATGAATGAACATGAAGAAGCAAGAAGGAAGAGAAATGGTGAAAACAAGGATGGAGATGAAAGTGTAGTGATCAAAGATTTGCTTGATATTTTACTTGATATATCGGAGGATGAATGCGCGGAGATGAGATTGACAAGAGAGAACATCAAAGCCTTTATCCTG GACATATTTGCTGCTGGCACGGATACTGCGGCTATCACAGTAGAGTGGGCACTAGCAGAACTCATCAACCATCCAAGCATTATGCAGAAAGCAGTTCAAGAAATTGATTTTGTCATAGGTAAAAGTCGAATTGTCGAAGAATCGGATATCTTGAATCTTCCTTACCTTCAAGCTATCGTTAAAGAAACTCTCAGACTACACCCTACGGGGCCTATGATCCTCCGAGAATCAACGGAAGATTGTTGCATTGGAGGTTATCACATACCGAAAAACACTAGGTTGATAGTCAATACATGGGCGATTAACAGAGATCCTGAGTATTGGGAAAATCCACTTGAATTTATACCTGAGAGATTTTTGACTGAAGAGGAGGAGGGGAACACGAAATCCCAATTGGATGTGAGGGGACAACACTATCATTTTTTGCCATTTGGCACGGGGAGAAGAGGTTGCCCCGGAACATCATTAGCATTACAAGTAGTTCAAATAAGCCTTGCTTCGATGATACAGTGCTTCGAATGGAAGGTTAGTGGTGGAGAGGTAAGTAAAGTCGATATGGAAGAGGCACCTGGCATTACCCTTCCTAGAGCTAATCCTTTGGTTTGTGTTCCAGTGACTAGGTTTAATCCATTCACAttaacatcaacaacaacatccgCTTAG